A stretch of Blautia liquoris DNA encodes these proteins:
- a CDS encoding arsenate reductase ArsC — MENIKNKPKVAFICVHNSCRSQIAEALGKHFSSDVFESYSAGTETKPQINQDAVRLMKQIYGIDMEKSQHSKLLNDIPPIDVVITMGCNVQCPFLPCKHREDWGLDDPTGKSDIEFVDTIRLIESKVKELAQKLK; from the coding sequence ATGGAAAATATAAAAAATAAACCAAAAGTAGCATTTATCTGCGTTCATAATTCTTGTCGCAGTCAGATTGCGGAAGCACTTGGAAAGCACTTTTCCTCTGATGTATTTGAAAGTTATTCTGCTGGAACAGAAACAAAACCACAAATAAATCAAGATGCTGTAAGGTTAATGAAACAGATTTATGGAATTGATATGGAAAAAAGTCAACATTCAAAATTGCTGAATGATATACCTCCAATTGATGTTGTGATAACAATGGGTTGTAATGTTCAATGTCCGTTTTTACCATGTAAGCACCGTGAGGATTGGGGATTAGATGATCCAACGGGTAAAAGTGATATAGAGTTTGTGGATACAATTCGCTTGATTGAGAGTAAAGTTAAAGAGTTAGCACAAAAGTTAAAATAA
- a CDS encoding RNA polymerase sigma factor: MKPNSHEQSKRHAFDSFCKKVLKHEARDYYDELKRQRDREMSFSDLSEKEMDQLYTEDKYFVTEQIFNVLGLDIIVTDDVIAEALQSLPERRRDIILLSYFLELSDREIGDKLNMLRSTVQYQRASTLQQLKNFMEGDIYERYDKK; the protein is encoded by the coding sequence GTGAAACCTAACAGCCATGAGCAAAGCAAGCGACACGCCTTTGATAGCTTTTGCAAAAAGGTACTGAAACATGAGGCAAGAGATTATTACGATGAGTTGAAACGCCAGCGTGATAGGGAAATGTCCTTTTCCGATTTATCTGAGAAAGAAATGGATCAGCTTTATACAGAGGACAAATACTTTGTTACCGAGCAGATTTTCAATGTTTTAGGTCTCGATATCATTGTTACAGATGATGTTATTGCAGAGGCATTACAAAGTCTGCCAGAACGCAGGCGTGATATTATCTTGCTTTCCTATTTTCTTGAATTGTCTGACCGAGAAATTGGGGACAAGCTGAATATGTTGCGTTCTACTGTTCAGTACCAAAGAGCAAGCACATTGCAACAGCTAAAAAATTTTATGGAGGGAGATATCTATGAGCGATATGACAAGAAATAA
- a CDS encoding helix-turn-helix domain-containing protein produces the protein MSDMTRNNHLLSYPAIVLASSGDVDAINAVLKHYEGYIAALSMRTFYDESGNPHLCVDEVLRRRLETKLITKILTFDAA, from the coding sequence ATGAGCGATATGACAAGAAATAATCATCTGCTTTCTTACCCTGCTATCGTATTAGCCTCTAGCGGCGATGTGGATGCTATCAATGCCGTCCTGAAACATTATGAAGGCTACATAGCAGCATTGTCAATGAGAACATTTTATGACGAAAGCGGCAATCCTCATCTATGCGTAGATGAGGTGTTACGCCGCAGATTGGAAACTAAGCTGATTACCAAAATCCTAACATTTGATGCGGCTTGA